One Oharaeibacter diazotrophicus DNA window includes the following coding sequences:
- a CDS encoding VOC family protein translates to MAKAIHMMIRVLDEARSVDFYARAFGLAVADRLDFPDFTLIYMSNAEAPFEVELTVNKGRTEPYDLGTGYGHVAFVVDDLDGEHARFTDAGFNPRKIVEFKTEAGLIARFFFVEDPDGYKIEVLQKLGRFR, encoded by the coding sequence ATGGCCAAGGCGATACACATGATGATCCGCGTCCTCGACGAGGCGCGGTCGGTGGACTTCTATGCGCGTGCGTTCGGGCTGGCGGTCGCCGACCGCCTCGACTTCCCCGATTTCACGCTGATCTACATGAGCAACGCGGAAGCGCCCTTCGAGGTCGAGCTGACCGTGAACAAGGGCCGCACCGAGCCCTACGACCTCGGCACCGGCTACGGCCACGTCGCCTTCGTCGTCGACGACCTCGACGGCGAGCACGCCCGCTTCACCGACGCCGGCTTCAACCCCCGCAAGATCGTCGAGTTCAAGACCGAGGCCGGCCTGATCGCCCGCTTCTTCTTCGTCGAGGACCCCGACGGCTACAAGATCGAAGTCCTGCAGAAGCTCGGCCGGTTCCGCTGA
- a CDS encoding ribbon-helix-helix domain-containing protein, translating into MCHFFANQPPESYASETRSIRLNGQSTSIRLEKVFWDILALVAEQQGFSSVPRFISTLHSEVLALRGEAQNFTSHLRCICLLALERGLVTPARDEADRAAA; encoded by the coding sequence ATGTGCCATTTCTTCGCCAACCAACCGCCCGAGAGCTACGCGTCGGAGACGCGGTCGATTCGCCTCAACGGCCAGAGCACCAGCATCCGGCTCGAGAAGGTGTTCTGGGACATCCTCGCGCTGGTCGCCGAGCAGCAGGGCTTCTCCTCGGTGCCGCGCTTCATCTCGACGCTGCACAGCGAGGTGCTGGCGCTGCGCGGCGAGGCGCAGAACTTCACCTCGCACCTGCGCTGCATCTGCCTGCTGGCGCTCGAGCGCGGTCTTGTGACCCCCGCCCGCGACGAGGCCGACCGGGCCGCGGCCTGA